From Pithys albifrons albifrons isolate INPA30051 chromosome 31, PitAlb_v1, whole genome shotgun sequence:
TCCTGTACCTAAAGCCCCCTCTGTGTGGGCCTCACAACCAGCGATGCTGAGTGAAACCATTTGAGTtctctggggctgcagcagttGCAGGgactctgctccaggatgggctTCCCAAGGGCTCCCATCCTTCTTTTTAAGCATCCCCCTGCTCtgggtgggctcctcctggggctgcagaaaaatctcagctctggcacctgaagcaactcctgcccctgctcctgcactgcctttgggctctgcagagctgttcctctcccatgttctccctctgctcttctctgcacccAATTCCATCTGCTCAaggacattttcctttttcattacaTTCTCCCAGAGGTGTCACTGCCATCTCTGTTGGGCTCAGCCTTGATCAGCGGCGGGTCCGTCCTGCAGTCAGCTGGCATTGCCTCTGCTGTACACGAGGGAAggttctggcagctgctcacagaacccacccctgcagcccccccgctaccaaaacctggccatgcaaacccagtacactgcccagcatggatcacaTGGAACATGGATTTACCAGGCCTGTGCTCAGCAAGGACGTGTTAGTTTTGGCTCTAGTTTTAGCTAGGTCTCagttcagcaggcccagagagtctatgtagattagaggggacacctgacttaagcaaccaaagagatatgTCGTATCATTTGACatcaaatcaagtataaaagaagGCGTAAGAGGTGCCGAGCTCAGTCCCCTTCATGGTCATgtgctgagcagacctgctATCACCATTGCTGGGGGTTTTGGGCCTCGTCaccacagctgtttggtttgggaagtacttttttttcttttgtcgTTGGCTTTCTCCTCTCAAGCTGGGTGTTTCTCAGCTGGGGTGGTTGAATCTGCATTAACTTGGTGGGTAACTCCTGTGGAGTTTACATTTGTGTGGatatgttatattgtagtttggtttttattttctctcttctatgcaaaatataaaaacatttccatttgaaGTGTTAGttctagggttttttcctcagggTTGTGGGGGGTTTGTCTTTCtctctgtattgggcagttggcattttgccagctcaacctaacacACTGGCTCTTCCCTTACCGGTGGGTCTGTTGGTGTTTGGCCAAGGCAGACCTTCTGCAGAAGCACTTCCCACACTTGGGACACTtgtagggccgttccccagtgtggatcatcttGTGGCGGATCAGGTTGGAGGTCtggttgaagctcttcccacattccaagcacttgtagggcCTCTCTCCtgtgtggatcatctggtggccGATCAGGTTGGAGCTCTGGttgaagcttttcccacattccaagcacttgtagggcTTCTCTCCCGTGTGGATCATCCAGTGGCGGATTAGGttggagctctggctgaagctcttcccgcatTTCTGACACTTGTAAGGCTTCTCCCCCGtgtgcaggagctggtgggCAATGAGGCTGGAATTCCCACTGAAGCTTTTCCCGctttccaagcacttgtagggcTGTTGTTCTGTGTGCAGGCATTGATGGCTGCTGAACttggagctctggctgaagcttttcccacattccaagcattTGTATAACTCCTCCCCTGTGTGTAGCCCTTTGTGGAAGAACAGTTTGGAGatctggctgaagctcttccaaCATTCCAAACACCTGTAGGGCTTCTCCCCAGGGTGAAACTGAACATGGACCACCAAGCTGGAGCgccctgggctgggtttggagccGCTCGTTGCATGGGATCTctgtggcttttcctccccagtgactTCCTGTGCTGTAGAGCTGTTCAA
This genomic window contains:
- the LOC139684038 gene encoding zinc finger protein 397-like, whose protein sequence is MEEESAKKMPHDPQAGPELSMESSEDKSPWENLMAEAVLNSSTAQEVTGEEKPQRSHATSGSKPSPGRSSLVVHVQFHPGEKPYRCLECWKSFSQISKLFFHKGLHTGEELYKCLECGKSFSQSSKFSSHQCLHTEQQPYKCLESGKSFSGNSSLIAHQLLHTGEKPYKCQKCGKSFSQSSNLIRHWMIHTGEKPYKCLECGKSFNQSSNLIGHQMIHTGERPYKCLECGKSFNQTSNLIRHKMIHTGERPYKCPKCGKCFCRRSALAKHQQTHR